One Ictalurus furcatus strain D&B chromosome 21, Billie_1.0, whole genome shotgun sequence genomic region harbors:
- the nmur3 gene encoding neuromedin-U receptor 2 translates to MPYFRMSIKCFCDPVVNGTEFDFTTCNISSFNHTGNGSEPCQPQTLEDILLRLLGPRRSPFFLPVTLTYILIFVTGVVGNLLTCTVIIKHRKMRTPTNLYLFSLAISDLLVLLFGMPLEIYDLWQNYPFPFGESICCFKIFLFETVCFASVLNVMVLSIERYVAVVHPLKTRYAITNKHAQRVIGGVWAVSLICAIPNTSLHGLHYYYLPEKVLESATCNLLKPQWIYKLVIQVTTILFYFVPMTVISVLYLVIGIQLGREQRQKGRKLGKNCSEDTSWKIQVESGRKRQITKMLAVVVLAFAICWAPFHIDRLLWSFITNWTDHMYNIFEYVHILSGVLFYLSSAINPIIYNLLSSRFREQFFELMCRRPDVNTSQNISPPYSKRISFPKSHKAVRTNSQGHSSYPNGPQPAVILGTGWEQELDTTFM, encoded by the exons ATGCCTTACTTCAGAATGTCCATAAAATGCTTTTGTGATCCTGTTGTGAATGGAACTGAATTTGATTTCACTACATGCAACATCTCTTCATTCAACCATACTGGCAATGGAAGTGAACCTTGTCAGCCCCAAACATTGGAAGATATCCTGCTCCGACTCCTTGGGCCAAGGAGGTCTCCATTCTTCCTCCCTGTGACACTAACATACATACTTATCTTTGTTACTGGTGTGGTGGGGAACCTTCTCACCTGCACTGTGATCATTAAGCACAGAAAGATGAGAACACCCACCAACCTGTACCTCTTCAGCTTGGCCATCTCTGATTTGCTGGTGCTGCTGTTTGGAATGCCTCTGGAGATATACGACCTGTGGCAGAACTACCCTTTCCCATTTGGTGAGAGCATTTGCTGTTTCAAGATCTTTTTGTTTGAGACAGTTTGCTTTGCATCTGTGCTCAATGTCATGGTTCTAAGCATTGAACGTTATGTGGCTGTGGTCCACCCACTCAAGACTCGATATGCTATCACCAACAAACATGCCCAGAGGGTTATTGGAGGGGTTTGGGCTGTGTCTCTGATCTGCGCCATCCCCAACACATCTCTCCATGgcctacattattattatctacCGGAGAAGGTCCTAGAGTCAGCCACCTGCAACCTTCTCAAGCCCCAGTGGATCTACAAATTGGTGATCCAGGTGACCACCATTTTATTCTACTTTGTGCCCATGACAGTGATCAGTGTGCTGTATCTAGTGATAGGGATACAGCTGGGCAGGGAGCAGAGGCAGAAGGGTAGGAAACTGGGGAAGAATTGCAGTGAAGACACCAGCTGGAAGATCCAAGTTGAGAGTGGACGCAAGAGGCAGATCACCAAAATGCTAG CTGTCGTGGTGCTGGCCTTTGCTATCTGCTGGGCTCCATTCCACATTGACAGACTATTGTGGAGTTTCATCACTAATTGGACTGACCACATGTACAACATCTTCGAATATGTGCATATCCTCTCCGGAGTGTTGTTTTATCTCAGCTCTGCCATCAATCCTATAATCTACAACCTTCTCTCCAGCCGCTTTCGAGAGCAATTTTTCGAGCTGATGTGTAGGCGCCCAGATGTCAACACCTCACAGAACATCTCTCCACCCTACAGCAAGAGGATTTCCTTCCCTAAAAGCCACAAGGCTGTCAGAACCAACTCTCAGGGTCACAGCAGCTATCCAAATGGCCCCCAACCCGCTGTTATCCTCGGCACAGGATGGGAGCAGGAGCTTGATACTACTTTTATGTAA